A genomic segment from Desulfurella amilsii encodes:
- a CDS encoding AAA family ATPase produces MENIVVTIARQIGSGGYDLARSIAERFNFKLIDRELVTRAAEILKTDTAYLEKKEEKVTSLIESILGVFSIGTPEVGSLSNNTYPDYTEIFEAQTTVLKSFAQQHNIVALGRGSFFIFKDHPKHLSVFLKANLDYRVKNVSKEFNISQSKAIDLVKETEEERIKYIKKLTGLNRYDLRNYDIVIDLSCADFELAKNFILDVINFKFFQNDMSK; encoded by the coding sequence ATGGAAAATATTGTGGTTACTATTGCACGACAAATAGGGTCTGGCGGTTATGATCTTGCAAGGTCAATTGCTGAGAGATTTAATTTTAAATTGATTGATAGGGAGCTTGTTACTCGTGCTGCAGAAATTTTAAAAACAGATACAGCCTACTTAGAAAAAAAAGAAGAGAAAGTAACAAGCTTAATTGAAAGTATTTTAGGTGTCTTTTCTATTGGTACACCAGAAGTAGGGTCTCTTTCAAACAATACTTATCCAGATTATACGGAGATTTTTGAAGCACAAACTACAGTGTTGAAAAGTTTTGCTCAACAACATAACATCGTAGCGCTGGGAAGAGGTTCTTTTTTTATTTTTAAAGACCATCCAAAACACTTATCTGTCTTTTTAAAAGCAAATTTAGATTATAGGGTAAAAAACGTTTCAAAAGAGTTTAATATAAGTCAGAGTAAAGCAATAGATCTTGTTAAAGAAACTGAAGAAGAAAGAATTAAATATATAAAAAAGTTGACCGGTTTGAACAGGTATGATTTAAGAAATTATGATATTGTAATAGACTTATCTTGCGCGGATTTTGAATTAGCAAAAAACTTTATTTTAGATGTTATAAATTTTAAATTCTTTCAAAACGATATGAGTAAATGA
- a CDS encoding DHA2 family efflux MFS transporter permease subunit yields MNKWIVTVTVMIGTIMSSLDTSIVNVAVPYIQGSMGASIEEITWVSTGYLLSNTIIMPIIALLSSRFGRKNFYMFGIVLFTLGSALCGIAWNLYAIIIFRIIQGIGGGVLIPIAQAILREVFPKEEQGMAMGIYGMGVVMGPAFGPTLGGWLIDRYSWPWIFYINLPIGIIAFIMVNLFIEDPDFLVREKSKIDFLGLIFMAIGFGALQVFLADGENKNWFTSQYITNLAIIASAGIIFFIIRELTVKKPAVNLRILKNINFTLGTLLGGVLGMGLFASLFILPVFLQDLLGYTAFDAGVAMVPRSLAMALMMPIGGKLFNKLGPKILVSFGLILVIISFFQFANLNLNASFWDIFMPQFLQGAGFGFIFVSVSTSALITIEKSDLTFATGIYNVFRLITGSIGVALVATFVDRGTNTYYSILTQNVSIFSRNTLEYLAKLEQLFGMPLQMPDLKVKEMLNETVMQQAMMLSYNHVYLLIMFIFVLSLPLAFFLKGFKDIKGD; encoded by the coding sequence ATGAATAAGTGGATTGTTACAGTTACTGTAATGATAGGCACAATAATGAGTTCACTAGATACTAGTATTGTAAATGTTGCAGTACCCTATATTCAAGGCTCAATGGGTGCTTCAATTGAAGAAATTACATGGGTTTCAACGGGGTATTTGCTTTCTAATACTATAATCATGCCAATAATTGCGCTTTTAAGCTCCCGTTTTGGCAGAAAGAATTTTTACATGTTTGGCATAGTTTTGTTTACATTGGGCTCTGCACTTTGCGGCATTGCATGGAATTTGTATGCCATTATTATTTTTAGAATTATACAGGGAATCGGTGGAGGCGTTTTAATACCAATCGCTCAAGCAATTTTAAGAGAGGTTTTCCCAAAAGAAGAGCAAGGCATGGCAATGGGTATATACGGCATGGGTGTTGTAATGGGTCCTGCTTTTGGGCCTACGCTTGGCGGGTGGCTTATAGATAGATATAGCTGGCCATGGATTTTTTATATCAATTTACCCATTGGTATAATTGCTTTCATTATGGTTAATTTATTTATAGAAGATCCTGATTTTTTAGTCAGAGAAAAAAGTAAGATAGATTTTCTAGGTTTAATCTTTATGGCTATAGGGTTTGGTGCTTTGCAGGTATTTCTTGCAGATGGAGAAAATAAAAACTGGTTTACCTCTCAGTATATTACCAATCTTGCGATTATTGCAAGCGCAGGTATAATATTTTTTATAATAAGGGAGTTGACGGTTAAAAAGCCTGCTGTAAATTTGAGAATTTTGAAAAATATAAATTTTACTTTAGGGACGTTGCTTGGTGGTGTACTTGGTATGGGGCTTTTTGCAAGTTTGTTTATTTTGCCTGTTTTTTTACAAGATTTACTAGGATACACCGCATTTGATGCGGGCGTTGCAATGGTACCACGAAGCTTAGCAATGGCTTTAATGATGCCAATCGGTGGGAAACTATTTAATAAACTTGGTCCAAAAATCCTTGTTAGTTTTGGGCTTATACTTGTAATCATTTCATTTTTCCAATTTGCAAATTTAAATTTAAACGCAAGTTTTTGGGATATATTTATGCCACAATTTTTACAGGGTGCAGGTTTTGGTTTTATTTTTGTATCTGTCAGCACATCTGCATTAATTACAATCGAAAAAAGCGATTTAACATTTGCAACAGGCATCTATAACGTTTTCAGACTTATAACGGGTAGCATTGGTGTGGCATTGGTTGCTACATTTGTTGATAGGGGAACAAACACTTATTACTCAATTTTGACTCAAAATGTTTCAATATTTAGCAGAAACACGTTGGAGTATCTGGCAAAACTAGAGCAGTTGTTTGGTATGCCACTTCAAATGCCAGATTTAAAAGTAAAAGAAATGCTCAACGAGACGGTCATGCAGCAGGCTATGATGCTTTCGTACAACCATGTGTATTTACTTATAATGTTTATATTCGTTTTATCTTTGCCATTAGCTTTTTTCTTGAAAGGCTTTAAGGATATCAAGGGGGATTGA
- a CDS encoding HlyD family secretion protein encodes MTKKTKKLTQLLVILIVLAGLAIYFIPKLVYDFNHVSTDDAYIDGTIVPISPQVAGKVVRVCVKRNQFVRKGQILFEIDKTDYIQQVKNTQNAYQANQIQLENLKLSILEKQASLEQAQEQLKAQEAKLLYAQKQNTRYYNLLKEHVISPQEYDNIKMDFNVAQANFNAQLAAIKQLGIEIDDLKTQTTKQEHLIKQSKAQLDIASVNLSRTNIVAPMDGYVTKRNVEVGQYAQVGLPVLNIVDLHHVWIVANFKETSVNNIHIGAKAAIKVDAYPGKTFYGYVNSFQTGSGAVFSLLPPQNAVGNFIKVVQRIPVKINITTPYNPKTPLYPGLSVEPYVSIK; translated from the coding sequence ATGACTAAAAAAACAAAAAAACTCACACAACTGTTAGTTATTTTAATTGTATTAGCGGGCTTGGCTATATACTTTATACCCAAGCTTGTCTATGATTTTAACCATGTATCAACAGACGATGCGTATATCGATGGCACCATTGTGCCTATATCACCTCAAGTGGCTGGCAAGGTTGTGAGAGTTTGTGTAAAAAGAAACCAGTTTGTTAGAAAAGGTCAAATTTTATTTGAAATAGATAAAACAGATTATATTCAACAGGTAAAAAATACACAAAACGCCTATCAAGCAAACCAAATTCAACTTGAAAACCTTAAGCTTTCAATATTAGAAAAACAAGCTAGTCTGGAACAAGCCCAAGAACAGCTCAAAGCCCAAGAAGCGAAACTACTCTACGCTCAAAAACAAAACACTCGCTATTACAATCTACTAAAAGAGCATGTAATAAGCCCGCAAGAATACGATAATATAAAGATGGATTTTAATGTTGCGCAAGCTAATTTTAATGCTCAACTTGCCGCAATAAAGCAATTGGGTATCGAAATAGATGATTTAAAAACGCAAACTACAAAGCAAGAGCACCTGATAAAGCAATCCAAAGCTCAGCTTGATATAGCAAGCGTAAATCTATCAAGAACAAACATAGTTGCACCAATGGATGGTTATGTAACAAAGCGTAATGTAGAAGTAGGTCAGTATGCACAAGTAGGGTTGCCTGTTTTGAATATTGTGGATTTACACCATGTGTGGATTGTAGCAAACTTTAAAGAAACTTCTGTAAACAATATTCACATTGGCGCAAAAGCAGCAATAAAAGTAGATGCCTACCCTGGCAAAACTTTTTATGGTTATGTAAATAGTTTTCAAACAGGCAGCGGGGCAGTATTTAGCTTGCTTCCACCGCAAAATGCCGTTGGAAACTTCATTAAAGTAGTCCAGCGCATTCCTGTTAAAATTAACATCACAACACCCTATAACCCAAAAACTCCATTATACCCTGGACTGTCTGTTGAGCCCTATGTCAGCATAAAATGA
- a CDS encoding OmpA family protein: MRKLFLFLFLAGFSLLVSSCSSVPGTKAPIHSSVPQAINSNGTSTTSPINMPSSSINNMQNQNQNQQESALERQAKEVMQRIYFKVNSASITNINKWGIQQNPSEVLDKIASFLIDHSEINIVIEGNCDERGTDAYNLALGQQRADAAKNYLILKGVSADRIQTLSNGKSKPVDSQNNEYAWAKNRNDEFVSIIKK; this comes from the coding sequence ATGAGAAAGTTATTTTTATTTTTGTTTTTGGCTGGCTTTTCATTATTGGTTAGTAGCTGTTCAAGCGTTCCAGGAACAAAAGCTCCTATTCACTCAAGTGTGCCGCAAGCAATAAACTCAAATGGTACAAGCACTACCTCTCCTATTAATATGCCATCATCTAGCATAAACAATATGCAAAATCAAAATCAAAACCAACAAGAAAGTGCTCTTGAAAGGCAAGCAAAAGAAGTGATGCAAAGAATTTATTTCAAAGTCAACAGTGCTTCGATTACAAATATTAATAAGTGGGGTATACAGCAAAACCCATCTGAAGTTTTAGATAAAATAGCATCATTTTTGATTGATCACTCAGAAATTAATATTGTTATTGAGGGTAACTGCGATGAGCGTGGTACAGATGCTTATAATTTAGCTCTTGGACAGCAAAGAGCAGATGCAGCGAAAAACTATTTAATATTAAAGGGTGTTTCTGCTGATAGAATTCAAACATTAAGCAACGGAAAATCCAAACCTGTTGATTCCCAAAACAACGAATATGCTTGGGCTAAAAATAGAAACGATGAATTTGTATCTATTATTAAAAAATGA
- the trpA gene encoding tryptophan synthase subunit alpha → MNIGIYLISNYPKKSTFLEAVEICNSLDVDFLEIGIPFSDPIADGAVLEKASFEMLDKYTTRDFLESLFEVKRLFQKRLYIMTYTNIPYSLKDEFNKYSKLASGVILADLPVREAIGFEKKLGCNIIKFATPESRSSDLDLAIKSTKDFIYFISKRGITGGDFALDSQTVQKINYCKKHTKVYLGFGIRNANDIAKAFSISDGVIIGTQAAIELQKGVQDFERFIKSLKLINL, encoded by the coding sequence ATGAATATAGGTATATATTTAATATCCAACTACCCAAAAAAAAGTACCTTTTTAGAGGCGGTTGAGATTTGCAATAGTTTAGATGTAGATTTTTTAGAGATTGGCATACCGTTTTCAGATCCCATAGCGGATGGTGCGGTTTTGGAAAAAGCATCGTTTGAGATGCTTGATAAATATACCACGCGGGATTTTCTTGAAAGCCTTTTTGAAGTAAAAAGATTGTTTCAAAAAAGGCTTTATATTATGACTTATACAAATATTCCCTACAGCTTAAAAGATGAGTTTAATAAGTATTCAAAGCTAGCAAGCGGTGTTATTTTGGCTGATTTACCTGTGAGGGAAGCCATTGGCTTTGAAAAAAAACTTGGCTGCAATATTATTAAATTTGCTACACCAGAAAGCAGGTCAAGTGATTTGGATTTAGCCATCAAAAGCACAAAGGATTTTATATACTTTATTTCAAAAAGGGGCATAACAGGGGGTGATTTTGCTCTTGATAGTCAAACTGTGCAAAAAATAAATTATTGCAAGAAGCATACCAAAGTGTATTTAGGTTTTGGCATAAGAAACGCAAATGATATAGCTAAAGCCTTTTCAATCTCAGATGGTGTAATAATTGGCACGCAAGCAGCTATTGAATTACAAAAAGGCGTGCAAGATTTTGAAAGATTTATAAAGAGTCTTAAATTAATTAACCTTTAA
- the trpB gene encoding tryptophan synthase subunit beta translates to MKLKHYFGEFGGQFVPETLIPALDELEEGYIAFKKDKNTQQQLNELFKTYVGRPTPLYFAKNFSDYVGAKVYLKREDLAHTGAHKINNTLAQGLLAKFMGKKRIIAETGAGQHGVATATVCALLNLECVVYMGKTDVERQSTNVDKMKILGAEVISVEKSGGTLKSAINEALRDWVANVQTTYYLLGSVVGPHPFPTIVGDFQSVIGKEAKRQIKKCEGKLCDAVVACVGGGSNAYGIFSAFLKDDVELYGIEAGGRSINLGDHSATLSLGTKGILHGSLSYLLQRQANVMPVHSISAGLDYPGVGPMHSFLKDTKRVIYDYVFDDQALEGFFALSKLEGIIPALESSHALAYVLAQKEKFKNKTIIINLSGRGDKDLDIIRMVQE, encoded by the coding sequence TGCGTTTAAAAAAGATAAAAATACCCAACAACAGCTGAATGAGTTATTTAAAACATATGTGGGAAGACCCACCCCGCTGTATTTTGCAAAAAATTTTAGCGATTATGTGGGTGCTAAAGTCTATTTAAAAAGGGAAGATTTGGCTCACACAGGTGCCCACAAGATAAACAATACGCTAGCGCAGGGTTTATTGGCAAAGTTTATGGGTAAAAAAAGGATTATAGCAGAAACGGGTGCAGGTCAACACGGTGTGGCAACAGCTACGGTTTGCGCCTTATTAAACTTAGAGTGTGTTGTGTATATGGGTAAAACGGATGTTGAACGCCAAAGCACTAATGTTGATAAAATGAAAATTTTGGGGGCAGAAGTAATAAGCGTGGAAAAATCTGGTGGTACACTTAAGAGTGCTATAAATGAAGCGCTTAGGGATTGGGTGGCAAATGTGCAAACCACGTATTATCTATTAGGTAGTGTTGTTGGCCCACACCCATTTCCAACGATTGTTGGAGATTTCCAATCAGTAATTGGCAAAGAAGCAAAAAGGCAAATAAAAAAGTGTGAGGGGAAGCTTTGTGATGCGGTTGTTGCGTGCGTAGGTGGCGGCAGTAATGCTTATGGTATATTTAGTGCCTTTTTAAAAGATGATGTGGAGCTATACGGCATAGAAGCAGGTGGTCGGTCTATAAATTTAGGCGATCACTCAGCAACTTTGAGCTTGGGTACAAAGGGAATTTTACATGGTTCGTTGAGCTATTTGCTGCAAAGACAGGCAAATGTTATGCCGGTACACTCTATATCTGCTGGCCTTGATTATCCTGGTGTTGGTCCAATGCACAGTTTTTTAAAAGACACAAAGCGTGTAATTTACGATTATGTATTTGATGATCAGGCGCTTGAGGGGTTTTTTGCCTTATCAAAATTAGAAGGGATTATACCGGCGCTTGAAAGTTCTCATGCTTTAGCCTACGTATTGGCTCAAAAAGAAAAATTTAAAAATAAAACTATTATAATTAATCTTTCTGGTAGAGGCGATAAGGATTTAGATATTATAAGGATGGTGCAAGAATGA